Proteins from a single region of Patescibacteria group bacterium:
- a CDS encoding NYN domain-containing protein encodes MIKHKDQRVGVLVDVSNMYHSAKNLYKKRVNFKEVLKAAVADRKLIRAIAYVVRTEQGEETPFFEALDKQGFEVNMKDLQIFAGGAKKGDWDVGITVDAIKLAQNLDVIILITGDGDYIPLVDYLKSTTGCLVEVMAFRQTASGKLVEISDDFIDLSDDKRFLLGK; translated from the coding sequence ATGATAAAACACAAAGATCAAAGAGTTGGTGTTTTGGTAGATGTATCAAACATGTACCATTCAGCAAAAAATCTTTATAAAAAAAGAGTAAATTTTAAAGAAGTTTTAAAAGCTGCAGTTGCAGACAGAAAGTTAATTAGAGCGATTGCCTATGTCGTTCGAACAGAACAAGGTGAAGAAACTCCATTTTTCGAAGCACTTGATAAACAAGGTTTTGAAGTAAATATGAAAGATTTGCAGATTTTTGCAGGTGGAGCCAAGAAGGGCGACTGGGATGTTGGGATAACTGTTGATGCTATTAAGTTGGCACAGAATCTGGATGTTATTATTTTGATCACTGGAGACGGAGACTATATTCCTCTTGTAGATTATTTGAAATCAACAACTGGTTGTTTAGTTGAAGTAATGGCATTTAGACAAACTGCTTCAGGAAAGTTAGTTGAAATTTCAGATGATTTTATTGACTTAAGTGACGATAAAAGATTTCTTTTAGGGAAATAG